The genomic interval TTTCCGGGCGGTTTTCAAGCCGCCGATCAGCCTGACCCGCAGAATCTCCGGTGTTTGTTTCGGCTTTTCCCGTTCGGGGCGGCTCTGGGATAAAATGCGCCTGCGGATGTTATCCAAAGAGTAGTCCTCACCAAAATTGCGCATCAGGCGCACAAATCGCTCCTTGCCCGGCGGTCTGACCGAAATATCCTTGCCGATCTTCACCGCATAGCCCTTTTTCCGCAGAGCGTCAAAAAACTGCCGCTCGGTCATGGCCTGCCGTATTGCCTCATCGATGTCAGAGCGGATCAGCCCACGCCAAGTGGGGCGCTGTTCCTGCTCGGCACGCCATTCGCCGTATTGCTTGCCCCGACCTTGCCGTGGATGCTCGATCACCGACAGCCCGTATTCCCGGCAAAGCTCATCGGAAACCGCCTGCATCTCGTGATAGTCCTTGCGTGTGCGATGGTATTTGATGCCGTCCGCAAAGGAAACTGTGTTGACGACAAAGTGATTGTGCAGATGATTTTCTTTGTCAAGGTGGGTGGCGACGATCACCTGATAGCGGTCGCCCCAGAGCCGGGTCGCCAGCTTTACGCCGATCTCATGCGCCAGTTCCGGCGTGGCCTCGCCGGGGGCAAAGGACTGATAACCGTGGTAGGCCACTGTGCCGTTCTCCTTGCCGAACCGCTTTTTCACAGCCAGCATTTCATCACGGGCAGTGGCGGGAGAGCAGTTGATGCCCGACACGAAGCGGTGGAGCGGTGCGTCGTCCTCACTGCCCGTTTCCTGTGTTTTCTCGGAATTGACAGCATAGCGGATCACATCAGAAAGCTGCTGCCCGTCCTGCTCGGTCAGTTCCCGGTCGGCGTAGAATTTGGGGGTTGCCGTCTTTTCGGGATTTTCCGCATAGATCACCACCTTGCCGAGCCAGCCTTTTACCCGCCATATTGATGTCGTCGCCATAAGCGTCACCTCATCGGGCGGGGCAGAATGACCGCTGCGGTGATTGCCTTGACGGCTTCATCCAGCTTGCGGCAGTTTTCGTCGTACCGCTGCACATCCAGTGCGTTCAGGGTATGAGCTTTTGCGGCGATCTGATTGAGGTTGTTGCCGATCCCGTGGAGCTCTCGCATCATGGCATAATAGTCGGGCGGCGGGGCGTCCTGCGGTTCAAGGCCGTTTACCAAGTGCCGAAGATACGCTTCACGGGATAGTCCGCTCTTTTTGACCTTCTTCTGAAACGCCTCGGCCTCTTTCTTGTCTAGCCAGAATTGAATGTGAACATTGCGTTTTCTCATAGGACCTCCTTGTTCAGCTCGTTTTGAATTTCCACGATCCGCTTGCCGACCGCATACACAACGGGAATCGTTACGCCGTTGCCTGCCTGCTTGTAAAGTTGGGTGTCGGAATTGACGGCGGCTGCCCGGTCAAACATATCGTCCGAAAAACCTTGCAGCCTCCAGCACTCACGGGGTGTCAGCTTGCGGATGCGTCCGCAGCCAAGCGGCACCACGGCATCGGAGCGAAGTCCGCTCCGTTCAAAATCCGGCAGCTCAAAACGAGTTGCCGGATTTTTCGTCTGCGCTCCCTTGCTCCTCCTTTTCAACTGCGGCCCGCTGCGCTGGGCTCGCAGTTTATCGGTTTCGTTTTTGCGCTCTTTGCGACTTCTCGGGTCTATGATCGAGCCTTGAAAATATGTGATGATCTCAAATTTAAGCCGTAGTGAAAATGAGGGTTTTACAATGAAGGATAATATAATATTCAGGAAAATATGGCAAGACGATGATGTGATTGAACTGACAGTTGTGTGTTCCTCTCCCATAATCACTGCCACCTCTGAAATATACGTCTCAGATTCTTTGATTGATGAATTGATTTCCGAAATTACGAAATTTCTCAACGGGAATAAAGAAGGATTTTGGGCAAACGAAGAGAGGGGAGACGCTTCTACAGCGTGCGTATCTTTTCGCTTTTTTCGAGAAGACGAGCTGGGGCATATCGCGATAGAAGTGTTTGCGGAGCTGGACGATGGTGGAGACTACAGCAAGCACAACTGCTGCTTTTTCATTCGGACAGAATATGGTTTGCTCATGAACTTCTGCGATCATTTGGATCAGCTGAAAAACGGTTCCGTTGGATGTGAAATTCGGTTGAATTGTTTTTAAATATCCAATATTCGTAGCATCTCGAAAAACGGGGCGGTCTCTATCCTGTGCTGCTACATTCTCAGCGTGTAGGGTGACGTCACTGCACTGCTCGATTCTGCCGGTGCGCTGACCTGGGTGTACAACCTACTGTTTTCAAAAAGATAAGGAGGTGTTGACTTTATGAAAGATAGCTCCATCTCAAAATATCACTTGTTTTCTGGCGTAAGTGTTATGGTTATTGCTTATTTGACCCTCACAACAGTAGTGCTGTACTTGAAATGTTTCAAACTGTATGTTCCAGACTTTTTAGATGCGTTGCGCACACAAGGTATGAGTGCGAATATGTATTCTGACTTGTTCCTAATTGTGTTTCCCGCCGTGATATTGTTGCTGCTCTACGTGGTCTCTTTTCATTTTTCGTATCAGTATTTTGGGGTGTTATATCTGACGCAGGAAGGCGTTCTGCTCAAAGCTCCGTTCAAACGGCGGATCTATATCCCTTATCCGGAAATCCGGGAATTGGGCATCGACGTGGGAACGACCAAGCAGTTCTGGATCTATATCAGCAAGCAAAAAATCCCACTGAAGTATCAGCACAGGATCAACCAGATCTGCAGTTCCGTCCGGCATGAACGGATCATCGTTCCATACTCTGATAAGCTGCTGAGCATGCTGGTAAGCCAATTGCCGCAGCCGCTTGGAAAGCGGCTCAATAATACCACGTCCATTCTGAGAATTTATAAGTACGACGCGGACGCATGAAAGGGAAGCGCACGATGAAGCAAACGATTCGGAAATGTCTGCATTGGATCGCGAGCGACGCCAGGCAAACCATAGCGGATGTGAAGTATGCTTTCCGGCGGCGCAGTCAACGCGTGCTGTTGGCAGTGCAGATGGCGGCGTGGGTCGTAATCTTGGCTGAGTTTATAATCATGAGCATTTGCCTTGATTATTCATGGTTTGGTGCGATCGTTGTTATCTGGTATTTTATATTGCTGGTTACTGATTCTAAGCACTTGCTTAGTGTTATGCAGTGTGTTTTATCGTGGATAGCAGCGGCAGCCTTTACAGTAATTATTTTTGCGCATGAAATGGCGCTGTGGTGAAGTTCACAATCAAATCCTTATCAAGATTCGCCGGCAGCAAAGAAATGCTGCCGGCTTTTTCACGGTGTCAGGCACATAAAAGACACAGACTGGACACAGGAACTTTTCAGATTCTTCAACATTCGCCCCGGCGCGGCGGATATACTGGACAGCGAACGAATGAGGGAGGTTTTGCATCATGTGTACCGCAGCGACATACTGCAGCGGCGATTTTTATTTCGGCCGCAATCTGGACTACGAATTTTCCTACGGCGAGCACGTGACCATCACGCCGCGCAATTACCCGATCCGCCTGCACGGCGGCGCGCTCGACCGGCATTATGCCATGATCGGCATGGCGCATATCCAAAACGACTATCCGCTCTATTACGACGCGGTCAACGAGAAGGGCCTGTGCATCGCGGGGCTGAACTTTGTAGGCAACGCGATCTATCCGCCCGTCACACAGGGCGTGGCCTCGGTGCCGCAGTACGCGCTCATCCCGTGGCTGCTCGGCACGTGCGCCACGGTCGCCGAGGCGCGCAATGCGCTCGCGCGCGTGGTCGTGGACAACACGCCGTTTGCGCCCGCGCTGCCGTGCGCGCAGCTGCACTGGCTGGTTGCCGACCGGAGTGGCTGCATCGTGGTTGAGGCCACGGCGGACGGCCTGCACGTCTATGACGACCCGGTCGGCGTGCTGACGAACAACCCGCCGTTTCCGCAGCAGCTGGCCGCGCTGCGCAACTACACCCGCCTGAGCCCGAGCCAGCCGCCGGCCGATTTTGGCGGCGTGCCGGTCACGCTCGACAGCCGCGGCATGGGCGCGCTCGGTCTGCCGGGTGACCTGTCGTCGCCCTCGCGGTTCGTGCGCGCGGCGTTCGTGCGCGCCAATGCCCGCTCGGCGCAGACGGAGGACGCGAGCGTCAGCCAGTTTTTCCATATTCTCACGAGCGTGGAGCAGCAGCGCGGCTGCTGCGAGCTGGACGACGGCCAGTATGAGATCACGCTCTATTCCAGCTGCTGCAACGCGGACCGGGGCATTTATTACTACACGACCTATGATAACCGCCAGATCACCGGCGTGAAGCTCCATTCCGCCGACCTCGACAGCGCGCAGCTCACGGTGTACCCGCTCGTGGATACGCAGCAGATCCGCTGGGAAAATTAAATCCAATGCAAGGAAAGGCCGGGGCATCCGCTGGGATGCCCCGGTTCGTGCGTTTCTGGCGTTTGCGCCTCCGCTTGGCAAGAAAAATCTGCGTGCCGGCAGCTTGCGCGGCTGCCGGGCGGCGTGCACATCAACTGCTATGCCGCGGGCGATATCGTCTCGCTCAAGACCACGACGGACGTCGGCAGGCTCAACGGCCGCTCCGGCGGCATTGCCGTGGACTATAACTGCTACTTCAACAGCGAAGCGCTTCAGAAGCAGGGCGACACCGTCAACGCGCCCGCCGTGGCTGTCGGCGTCAACGCCAACGACAGTGCGCTGCTCAAAAACGTTTCCGGTAAGACGAAGGCCGAGCTCGGCAGCGATATGTTCGGCCCGGACGGCGGCGTGGTCTACTTCCGCAACTACGCGTGGTATGACGGCAAGACCTATGACACCGGCAATGACGCTTCGACCAACCCGGCCGTGCTGGCCATGCGCGAGCAGGTGCATGAGCAGATCGACATCTCGCAGGATACGTTCCGCTGCAACTACTTTGCCTACCTGCAAAAGCGCAGTGGCGAGACCGAAACGAAATAGCAGGCAAAAAAAATCCCCCGGATGCGCCGCATCCGGGGGATCATTTTGCGATTTGTTATCCGTTCACGCCGGGGATCAGGTCGAGGATGGTCTTGCTCTCCTTGACGGTGACGGTGCAGGCAGCGGAGTGCGTCGTGCCGTCGGCGCCGGTGATCTGCAGGATCACGCTGGTGGAGCCGGCAGCGGCGGCCGTGGCCGTGACGCTGTAGGTATCGTCCGTGCCGTTGCCGGTGCGCACCGGCTGGCCGAGCGAGACGACGCTGCCGTCAGCCGCATAGATCTTCACGGTGCTTTGCAGGCTGTCCAGATTCTGCCCGTGGATGTGGAACGTGATGGTGCCGGTCTTCGTGCCGCCGAGATCGAGCGTGGCCGAAGCGGTCTCGGCCGTGACGCTGTCGACGCGCGACGGCGCCTGCACCGTGATCTGGCACGTGGCGGTGCAGCTGCCGGCAGAGGCCGTGATCGTCACGGAGCCGGAGCTCGTCGCCACGACGATGCCCTTTTTCACGGTGGCGATGTTCGGATCGCTGCTGGCCCAGGAGACGAGATCGTCTGGGGCGTTTGCGGGCTGCATGGTCGCTGTGAGCGTGAGCGAGTCACCGATCTGCATTTCGGCCCGGTCCTTATCGAGCTTGAGGCTCTTGACCTCGATGGCGTCGTTCGTGACGGTGATCGTGCAGTCGGCCGAGCGCTTGCCGGCCTTGACGGTGATCTTGGCCTTGCCCTCGGTCACGCCGGTGACGACGCCGTCCTTCACAGTGGCGACGGCGGCGTTGCTGCTCGACCAGGTGAGCGTTTCGTCCGTCAGCTCCTGCCCGCTGGCGTCGAGCACGGTGGCCTTGAGCGTGAGGGTGTCCTGCGGAGCGATCTCGGCCGATTCGTGATCGAGCGTGATCGAGTCGACACCGGACTTTCCGCCCTGCAGCGCCATGACGATGATGAGCACGACGAGCGCCACGACGACGAGCGAGCCGAGCACGATGGCGATGGTTTTCTTTGCATTGTGCGGTTTTTCCGCGCCCCCGGACTCGACCGGCACGGCCTTGCGCTGTGCCTTTGGTTTCGAGCCGGGGAATGTGTCCGCGGCGACGGCCTTGGGGGCGGGCGCTTCCCGGCGGACGGCCTGTGCCTGCTGCGGCTGGGCCGCTGCGGCGCGGCGCGCCACGGCGAGCAGGGCCGCGCGGAACTCCTCCACGGAGGCGTAGCGCTGGGCCGGATCGTCGGCGCAGGCGCGCATGACGACATTCTTCAGCGCCTGACTGCCGTGGAGCGGTTCGGGCAGCGGGTCGCCGCGCAGGCGCTGCTCGCGCGCGATCGCAAGATCCGAGGCCTCCACCGCCGTCGGCGGCAGCGGCACGAACGGGATGCGCCGCTCGTTGAGCGCCCAGTAGAGCACCATGCCCACGGAATAGAGGTCGCTCTCGGGCGAGACCTCCGCGCCGCACAGCACCTCAGGCGCCATGAAATCGTTTGTGTTGTCCACGGCGGAAAACTGCGCCATGCCGAAGTCGCCGAGCTTATACGTGACCTGCTCGTTGAAGTTGCCGCCGCCGACAAAGACGTTGCGCGGCTTGATATCGCCGTGCACGATGCCGCGTCGATGGCACGTCTCCAGCGCGCTGCACAGACCGGCGCCGAGCCGGATGATGTCCGCCTCGCCGTGCGGATGGTTGCGCAGGTAGTCCGGCAGGGAGGGCAGCAGCTCCGTGCGCACATAGATGTCCCAGCCGCGGCCGTCCGGGTGCGCGCGGATGACGTGATCCTCGCACCGCAGCAGATTCGGCTCATCGCTGATGGCATCGACCGCCATGAGCTGCCGCGCGATCGCCTCCACCTGGCGGTGGAGCAGGGCGGTCACTTCCTCCGGCGTGCGGCCCTCGGCGACGAGGGCGTCAAAGTCCTCCGGCGCGGCGGGGATCGACAGCACCTTCAGCGCCGCGTGATCCACCATGCCGAAGCCGTCGTCGCGCGCGATCTCGTACACCGTCCCGTAGGAGTCAGTGCCGAGTGTACGTACAGGTTTCCAGTTTTGATAGTCCAGATTGCGGAATCGTTCTTCCATGTGCGATCTGCACCGCCTTCCATATCAGGGTGAAAATCTTGTTATCAAACCATTCTACATTATACTGAATCTGCCGGCAATCTGCAAGAGGTGCGCGCAGGGAAAATGACTGCATTTTCTCTTTGTGCGCGAAAACGGCGGAATTATGTACCTTTTTCTACCCAAACGCCGGATATCTATGCCAATTTCGGAAAGTGAATCTTGACTTTTGTTTAAGATTTGACTATGATAAAGCAAGGAAACTAGGGACACAGTTGGTTCCGCCACAAACTGAAAGGGGATTTTTCACGATGATTGACGCGATTGTTTATTCTTCGCTCTCCGGTTCCTGTGAGGAGTACGCGCACCGTATGTCGGCAGCGCTGCATGTTCCGTTCTTTACGGAGCAGTCGCACATCTGCCCGACCGGCCGCAAGGTGGTCTACATCGGCTGGCTGCTGGCCGGCAAGGTTGTTGGCCTGAACAAGGCCAAGGAGCGCTATAACGTGGTCGGCGTGGTTTCGGTCGGCATGGGTGCTCCGGCTGCCAACGCGGAGGAAGTCTGCCGCAAGAAGAACGGCCTCGGCACCGACATTGCGGTGTTCCCGCTGCAGGGCCGCTTTGACCTGAAGCGTCTGCCGCTGCCGTATCGCCTGATCATGAAGGTGAAGATCAAGGACATTGCCAAGCGCCTGAACGCGAAGGCTGCCAAGACCACGCTCACGCCTGCCGAGCAGGCCTGCCTGACCATGGCGACCGTCGGCCGCGGCGAGCCCGCTACCTGGGACGGCATTCAGGCCGCCATCGACTGGGTCGAGGCCAACAGCTTCCACTCCAAATTCCCGGAGCCGAAGGTCTGCTGAGCACCATATCATCCTAACCCTATGCGTTCCGCCGGACGGGAATGTCCGGCGGAACATGTTTGCGTGAAAAAGCCGCTGCCCGGCCGGGCAGCGGCTTTTTCTCATTTTTTCTTCTTTTTGTTTTTCTGCCCGGCGAGCGTCGCATCGGACGGGCCGGTCTCGGTCTTGCTCTCGCCGCCGCCGATGTGGTCGACGATCAGGATCATGGCGCCGAGCAGCGCCGGCACGAGATAGCCGATGAACATCGCGGCGCTGCTGGTCATGTCGCCGCGGACGATGCCCACGACCACGCTGATGACGCCGAGAATGATGAGAAAAATACCCATGAACTTCGTTCTGGACATGGTGAAAACTCCTTCTCCGGTTGGATTTCCGGTACGCTTACTGTGCGTAGTACCGGGTGAGGACGGTGGCGGCCTGCGCGCGGGTGGCATTGCCGCGCGGCTGCAGATAGACGGACTGCTCCAGGGTGATGCCGGCGATGAGCTTTTGCCCGACGGCCCAGCGCATGGCGTCCACGGCCCAGTCATTCACGCTGCCCGCGTCGGCAAAACCGCTCAGGTCTGCGGAGGCTTTGGCCTTGTCCGGGGCGGCCGTTTTCGTGTAGCGGAAGAGGATCGTGGCCATCTGCTCGCGCGTGACGTTGTTTATCGGGTCGAACGTGGTGTCGGACATGCCGGTGACGATGCCGTTCTGATAGGCCCAGAGGACGGCGGCGGAGTACCACTCGTCGGTCCTCACGTCCGTGAACGGCGTCTTGCCGCTGACGCTCGGGCTGCCGTTCATGCGGTAGAGCACGGTCACGAGCATACCGCGCGTCATGGTGATGTTCGGGCTGAACTCGGTGGGGGACGTGCCAAGCATCAGGTTGTGGCTGCTGGCATAGAGCGCTGCGTCGAAGTACCAGCTGCCGGCGACGACATCCGTAAACGGAGACTTGGGCATGGTGCTCATATCGAGCGAGAACGAGACGGTGAGCGACACGGCGCTGCTGCCGGTGGCGTAGGTGTAGCTCGGCTTTTCGACAGCGGCGCTGTAGCGCGCGATGCCGGTCTCTTTGTCGTAGCTGGCGCCCTTGACGGCGGTGATGCTGCCGATGTTGTCCTTGCCGACGATCTGGCTGAGGTCAAACAGGCCCACGCCGTTTTCCGTGCCGGTGAGCGCGTAGCTGCCGGGCAGGGTCTGCACATGACCGGTGTCGGTCTCGGAGTCCTTGATGGGCAGACCGGTCAGGTCGAGCGTGGCGAGCTGGTTGCCGCCGCAGTAGATCTCACTCAGGTGCGTGTTTTTCGACACGTCGAGCGCGGTGAGCTTGTTGTTTTCGCAGTTGAGCGCCACGAGCTCCGTGAAGTATTCGATGCCGGTCAGGTCGGCGATGCCGAGGTTGCTGCAGTTGAGCTCCGACACGTGGCGCAGCTCGAGCGCCGAGAGCCGGCTGTCGCCGTTGACGTCGGCGGTCTCGGCGAGCAGGGTGCGGAAGGCCGCATCCGGGAACGTGTCTTCATCGAGCGCGACGCCGGTCGTCAGTCCCCGCATCTCAAAATACACGGCCATGGACGGCAGGCCCTTGCGCCCGGTGTCGTACTGATAGGTGAAATAGTCCGGCGTCTTGGCATACACGGCGGCGCCGGTCTGCTTGTCGTAGTTTGCGTCCGGCACGCGCGCAACGCTGCCGATGTTGTCCTTGCCGACGATGGCGTCCAGGTACACGGTGCACTGCTGCCCGTCCGTGACGGCGCCGGTCTGCTCCGGCAGGTACTGCGGGCTGAGGATCGGGTTTGCGGTCTTACCGTCGCCCTGCGCGGTGGCATTGAGTGCGGTGCAGCCGCTCAGGTCGAGCGCGGCGAGCGCGTTGTCGCTGCAGTCGAGCGACTCGAGCGCGGTGCAGCCTGTCAGTTCAAGCGCAGCCAGATCGTTGAGACTGCACGTGAGCACCTTGAGCGCCTTGTGCCCGCTCAGATCGAGCGCGGTCAGGCGGTTGGCGCTGCACTCGAGCGTGGTCAGCTTTTCGGCGGCGGACACGTCGAGCGCGGTCAGGTCGTTATACGAGCACGCGACGGTTTTCAGCGCGGTGCAGCCCGTGAGATCGAGCGCCGTGAGCGCGCAGCTCGAGGCGTCGAGCGCCGTGAGCGCGGTGCAGCCGGCGAGCTTCAGGCTCTGCAGCTTGCCGCAGCCGGACACGTCGAGCTTTTCGAGCTTGGTCATGCCGCTCAGGTCGAGCGTCGTGATCTGGTTGTTGCACGCGAGCAGCTCGCGCAGGTTCGTGAAGTGCTCGATACCGGTCATGTCGGCGACCTTCGTGATCTGCATTTCAAACAGGTCAATGCACTGTACGGCCGCACACTCGGCCGCGGAGAGCTTGTTGTCCTTGTTCGTGTCGCAGTAATCGGTCACGTACGTGCGCAGCGCCGCATCCGGGAAGTGCTCGGCATCGACCGGGATCTCGCCCGCTGCCATGACCGGCACGCCCAGCGCCAGCAGCATCACGGCCGCCAGCAGCAGGCAAAACGCCTTTTTGAGATGTTTCATTGCGGTTCCTCCTGTAAAAATTCCAGAAAACGCGGTATTTGTCATTGCCTTCATTGTATCAGGTCTGCCGCTGCGGGTCAATCTCCAGTTGCGGCGCAGTGCTTTCCTGCGCGCCGCGCGTGCACGGCGTGCTCGGCCACGAGCAGCATGGCGGCCATGCCCAGATAGCCGTAGACCGGGTAGACGGTGCCGATCAGGTCGCCGAAGCCGAACAGACTTCCGGCGAAGGCGGCGGCCGTGAGCACGAGCAGCAGGGCCATACGGTGCCCGGCCAGCCGCGCGGACTTCTGCCCGGCGTAGGTCAGCACGGCCACGAGCGAGGACACGCTCGTGCCGAACATGCCGAGAAACAGCAGCACGGCGTACACAACGCCGGCTGTGCCCAGCCGGCAGGCGAGGTCGAGCATGGGCAGCTGTGCCCCGACGCTCTCCGGACTCACGGCCAGCGCGGCGAGCACGCCGAGCGCGACCGCCAGCAGCAGCACGCAGCCGAGCACCGTGCCCCAGACGGCGGTGCCGGGTTTCTTCAGGTGGCGCGTCAGCGGGGCGAGGATGCCCACGGTGGCGAAAAAGTTGTAGGCCGCGTAGTTCACGGCGCTCGTGGCCCAGTTGCCGAGCATGGGGTTCGTATCCCCGGCGGCAAAGGCCGCGGCGGTCAGCCCTGTGCGGTGCAGCCGGATGCCCGCGATGACGAGCGCGGCCACGATCATGCACGGCACGGCGACCGTGAACACCGACACCATGCCGCCGAGACCGAAATACGCCGCCGCCGCGATGAGCACGCACGCGATGGCTGCGCCCAGCCACACCGGCAGGCCGAGCATCTGCTCGCCGAGCGCGCCGATGCCGGCGGCCATGATGCACACGACGCCGAACAGCAGCGCCGCCGTCAGCACGCCGACGACCGTACGCAGCCATGGGATGTCCGCACGCACGATCAGCGCGTCCATCGTCTCGATGCCGGTGCGCGCACTCAGCCGCAGGAGCAGCACTCCGGTGCCGCCGAGCAGCGCGACCGCGAGCACGAGCCCCAAAAGCCCCCGCGCACCGAACGCGCCGAAATACTGCCACAGCTCCTGCCCGGACACGTACCCCGCGCCGAGAAAGCACCCGGCAAACGTCAGTGCCAGCCGCAGCGTGCCGATCTTCTGGGGCATGATGATCTCCTCCCGTCCAAACTGCCAAGATAGCAAGCAGTATACCATATTCTGCGCGGGAAGCCAAGATGACCGCGCGGCAAATTGACAAATTGTGACCAGCGGCCTATAATGGCACAGACCCGTTTGGAAATATGGAGGGAAAAACAATGAATCAACCCTGTCTGGTCATCATGGCCGCCGGCATGGGCAGCCGCTTCGGAGGGCCGAAGCAGACGACGCCCGTGGACGAGTACGGCCATTTTCTGCTGCACTATTCGCTCTTTGACGCTTACCGCGCGGGCTTCCGCAAGGTCGTGTTCGTTGTCAAGGAGGACACGGCCGAGGAGTTTCGTGAAAGCGTCGGCCCGGCCGTGGCCGCGGCGTTCGACGTGCGCTATGCCTATCAGAAGCTCGACACGCTGCCGGCGGGCTATGCCGTGCCGGCGGGCCGCACGAAGCCGTGGGGCACGGCCCATGCCGTGCTGTGCGCCGCGCCCGAGATCGATGGGCCGTTCGCTGTTATCAATTCCGATGATTATTACGGCATCGAGGCCTACCGCCTGCTGTATGATTTTCTCGCCGTGCCGCGCCCCGAGCGGTCGTATGCCATGGTGGGCTTCCACCTGCGCAACACCGTCACGGCAAACGGCAGCGTGTCGCGCGGCGTCTGCACGGAGCGCAATGGCATGCTCGAGAGCATCACGGAGCGCACGCACATCGAGCAGCGCGGCGCGGACGCCGCCTACACCGAGGACGGTGAGCACTTCATTGACCTGCCGGGCGATACGACGGTGTCCATGAACTTCTGGGGCTTTTCGCCGCTGTACCTGCGCGAGCTTGCGCGCCAATTTCCGGCGTTTCTGGACGAGAACCTGCCGCGCAACCCGCTCAAGTGCGAGTATTTCGTCCCGTCGATCGTGGACGCGCAGCTGCGCGCCGGCACGGCGGACGTCACCATGCTGCACACGGACGATGCCTGGCACGGCGTGACGTATCACGACGACCTGCCGGATGTGGTCGCGGCGCTGCGCGCGCTGCGCGACGCGGGCAAGTACCCGGACAACATCTGGTGAGCGCCGCCCAACGAGAACCGCTTCGCCGGGTTCTCACAGACACGCCCGCGGGGGACTTCCCCGCGGGCGCGTTTTTGTGGTATACTGTTTTTATTCTTGCATTTTCACGAGGTGCTTATGAAGCAACTGGTTTTGGGCATCCTGGCGCACGTGGACGCCGGGAAGACGACGCTGTCCGAGGCGCTGCTCTACCGCACGGGCGCGATCCGCGACCTCGGGCGCGTGGACCACAAAAACGCGCACCTGGACACGCACGCGCTCGAGCGTGCGCGCGGCATCACGATCTTTTCGCGGCAGGCGCGCCTGCCGCTGGGCGACACGGCGGTCACGCTGCTCGACACGCCGGGCCACGTGGACTTTTCCGCCGAGATGGAGCGCACGCTGCAGGTGCTCGACTATGCCGTGCTCGTCATCAGCGGCACGGACGGCGTGCAGGCGCACACGGAAACGCTCTGGCAGCTGCTGCGGCGCTACCGCGTGCCGGTGTTTGTGTTCGTGACGAAGATGGACCTGCCGGGCGCGGAACGTGCGGCGCTCATGGCCGACCTGCGCGCGCACCTGAGCGGCGCGTGTGTGGACTTCACCGACCCCGACCCGGAGCAGATCGTCCTGTGCGACGAGGCGGCGCTCGAGCAGTATCTTGACACCGGCGCGCTGCCGGACGAGACCGTGCGCGCGCTCATCCGCAGCCGTAAGCTCTTCCCGTGCCTGTTCGGCTCAGGGCTGAAGCTCACGGGCGTGGACGCCTTTCTCGCGGCGCTCACGCGCTACGCAGCGCCGCCGGAGTATCCGGCGGAATTCGGCGCGCGGGTGTTCAAGATCATGCGCGATGCGCAGGGCAATCGCCTCACGTGTCTGAAGGTCAC from Clostridiales bacterium carries:
- a CDS encoding S-layer homology domain-containing protein, producing the protein MKHLKKAFCLLLAAVMLLALGVPVMAAGEIPVDAEHFPDAALRTYVTDYCDTNKDNKLSAAECAAVQCIDLFEMQITKVADMTGIEHFTNLRELLACNNQITTLDLSGMTKLEKLDVSGCGKLQSLKLAGCTALTALDASSCALTALDLTGCTALKTVACSYNDLTALDVSAAEKLTTLECSANRLTALDLSGHKALKVLTCSLNDLAALELTGCTALESLDCSDNALAALDLSGCTALNATAQGDGKTANPILSPQYLPEQTGAVTDGQQCTVYLDAIVGKDNIGSVARVPDANYDKQTGAAVYAKTPDYFTYQYDTGRKGLPSMAVYFEMRGLTTGVALDEDTFPDAAFRTLLAETADVNGDSRLSALELRHVSELNCSNLGIADLTGIEYFTELVALNCENNKLTALDVSKNTHLSEIYCGGNQLATLDLTGLPIKDSETDTGHVQTLPGSYALTGTENGVGLFDLSQIVGKDNIGSITAVKGASYDKETGIARYSAAVEKPSYTYATGSSAVSLTVSFSLDMSTMPKSPFTDVVAGSWYFDAALYASSHNLMLGTSPTEFSPNITMTRGMLVTVLYRMNGSPSVSGKTPFTDVRTDEWYSAAVLWAYQNGIVTGMSDTTFDPINNVTREQMATILFRYTKTAAPDKAKASADLSGFADAGSVNDWAVDAMRWAVGQKLIAGITLEQSVYLQPRGNATRAQAATVLTRYYAQ
- a CDS encoding NTP transferase domain-containing protein; its protein translation is MNQPCLVIMAAGMGSRFGGPKQTTPVDEYGHFLLHYSLFDAYRAGFRKVVFVVKEDTAEEFRESVGPAVAAAFDVRYAYQKLDTLPAGYAVPAGRTKPWGTAHAVLCAAPEIDGPFAVINSDDYYGIEAYRLLYDFLAVPRPERSYAMVGFHLRNTVTANGSVSRGVCTERNGMLESITERTHIEQRGADAAYTEDGEHFIDLPGDTTVSMNFWGFSPLYLRELARQFPAFLDENLPRNPLKCEYFVPSIVDAQLRAGTADVTMLHTDDAWHGVTYHDDLPDVVAALRALRDAGKYPDNIW